TAAGCTTACCCGCATTTACATAAAACTGGTACTCGCCATTTATACCTGTGGCGGTACTGCTGTTGGTGCCATTAATAAATACTGTAGCACCAGCTAATGCTTCCTTGTAGTCGCTGCTGCTGATCTTTCCTTTTATAATGCCCCTTTGCGCCATGGCCAGGGTACTTCCAAATAAGAGAAAGAAAAAAAGAGGTAATTTTCTGAGGTTCATAAAATGTTTTTGTGACATGATGCTGCAAAGATTAGGGGCATCCATCCTTATGCTATCTTTTTTGGTGTTACAAAATGGATACAAGGTTTAAAAACGCGTCTACACAACAGCAACACACCACCCAAAAGAGCAAACAACTCACTAAAAAACAGCAATTTACCTAGTAAAAATTTAGCCATTAAGTTTGTATTAACTGAAGGTTACCCTAATTTTAACTGCAAAAAAATTATACATTTTGTATAAAAGTGCTGAGGTTTTCACCTTCAGGAAGCTGAAGTTTTTTACGTAATCTATAACGCGAAATGCGTAAGCTGTCTTGAGATATGCCCAGCATGGTTGCAATATCTGCAGAATTAAGGTTCATTTTTAACAAGGCAAGCAAACGCAAGTCTGACGAGGTCAGCGTAGCACAATGTTTTTTCACACTGTCAAAAAAATGTTCGTGTACCTGCTCAAAAACAGTTCTGAAATCTTCCCAGTTTTTATCCTGGTTATGGTTAATGCTAATCAGGTTCAGCAACTGCTTTAACTCTTTACGCTGATCACGCTTGTCGTCTTTTACAATCAGGCTGAGCCTTTCCTTCAAATCTTCCAGTAATTGGTTCTTTTGGATCAGGTGTAAAGTATGGCTGGTCAATTCCTTGCTTTTAATTTCAAGGTCACCCTTTAAACTTTGCTGGTTTTGCTCATGCAGCTTTTGTTCATTCTTTATTTTTAGCCTTTGGCGGCTGATGACGCTAAAGGCCAATAGCGCGGCCAATACTGCAATTGCCCCTGCAGCGATAGCGATGACATTATTGATCTTCTTTTCGTTTTCAAAATGACTAATTGCATTGTCTTTCTGCTCAATTTCAAACAAGGTTTGAAGTAAAGCAATCTGCTTCTCATTGTCCCTGGTATAGATTTGTAGAAAGATGCTCCTGCTGGCTTCACTGTAGTAATAAGCACTATCATTCCGCTTTAACAGGTTAAATGCTTTGGAGAGATCTCTGTAGGCACTGCCCAATTGGTAATAGTCTTTAAGTTGCCTCGCCAGGTTTGCCGCCTGATGGGTATGTGATAGCGATTGCTGATACTTGCCTGATTTACGGTAAACATCTCCGATGTTGTTGATCACTTCTATCTGGGCCAATCGGTTATGGTTTGCTTTATTCAACGAAAGGGCAAGTGTGAAGTACTTTAGCGCAGAGTCAAGCTTAAGCTTGTCTTCATGAAGGCTACCCAGGTTCTCATATATTTTTGCCAGTCCGCTTTTATCATTTGCTTTTGCATATTCATCAAGCGCCAGCTGCTGGTACTTTACCGCTTCATGGTAACCATTTGTCTTTTCGAAGGTCTGCCCTATAAAGCCATAGGTTTGCGCAATGCCCTGATGGTTATTTAACTGCTTATAGATCCCCAGAGATTGCTGAAAGATTTTGGTGGCTGCATTGTATTGCCTGCCGTGGTAATAGGTTTCACCTATTTTGTTAAGGTTAACCGCAACATTTAGCTGGGAATTTTCTGCTTTAAATAGTTTATCGGCTTTAAAGAAGTGATCCAAAGCCCTGGAATAGGCCGCCTGATAATAAAACAGTTCGCCTATTTTTTGGTAACATTCTGCAGCGATTTTAAAGTCATTCTCTTTTAAAGCTACGGTTAATTTCTGTTTCATGCGGATGAAAACAGCGCCTGCATCATTATTAGCGAAATTGGTGATCGGTTTTTCTTGCGCCCATAAACTGCAATTGCAGGTAAAAAGCAGGAAAAACAGCATGTAAATGCAATACTTTAACTGATCTCGCAGCTTACCCTTCATAGTTCTCATTAATAATGAACTAAGGTAACACCTTAATGTTAACTAAATGTTAGCTTATCTGTGTTGTACCGCTCCCGGATGTATGGTTGACGACCATTCGTATTTTCTCATCCAATTCGTAGATGGCCTGTTCCATGAGCTTAAATTCTTCAAATTCATCCGCACGGCCGTCATACTTAATCAGGTTAAGTAAGCCCATGATTGAGGCAACTGGTTTTCGCAGCTCATGAGATTGAAGAAAGGCGATTTCGTTTAGCGAGTCGCTTTGTACGGCAACTTTTTCTTCATGCTGTACGCGAAGGGTAACGTCCGAAGAATTGACGCAGACCCCAATAATTTCACCCGCCTGGCTCAATGCGGGTTCAAACTTCATTACCCAATGAATGGAACGACCACCGTGATCCAGCCGCTGTTGTTCAAATATGGCGGTTCCTTTTAAAGCCCGAAGATAATTCAGGTAGAAGCTTTCTTTAATCGTTGGATGGATAAACTCTCCCATCTGACTGCCCCGTGTTAAGTTGAGTGTCATAATGGAATTTACCTCTCTTTCCATTGCTTTGTTAAATGCAAGCACTTCAAAATCTTTACCCAAAAGCAGGTGACTATCGATAGAACTCTCAAAAAAAGACCTCAATTCAACCTCAGCCTTGCGGGCCTTGATAAACTGTTCTTTCAAAATACTCAAACTACTGTCAAACTCTAGCAGTTGGATGACCTGACGAGAAAGCATTGCAAGCATCTTTCGCTGCTGCGCTGTAAGTTCCCGGGGCACGCTGTCAATAACACATAGACTACCTAAACCATAACCATCACTGGTGGTTAATGGTGCACCGGCGTAAAAGCGGATATTAGGATCATTGATGACCAGGGGGTTTTGATAAAACCGCCGATCAAGCGTTGCATCAGGTACAACCACAATATCTTTCTGACCAATCACATAATTACAAAAGGCTTCTTGTCGGTGAGTACTCTGCCGATCAAATCCTATCTTGAAGGGAATATGCTGAACTTCTTCATCAAGCAATGTAATTAGCGCGGTAGGCACCCCGCAAATATCAGCTGCAAAATTCACAATGTCTTGCAGCTCTTTATCCTTGCTGATTTCCAGCTTCATAAAACGGTGTACCGCCTGGAGGCGCTCAAGTTCTTTTAACGGCATCTGTCTATTGTTTACATCATTCCCCTATGCACAGATACGAAATTGAGCAGATTTAAGATTTATGTACACTATTAAACTCAGT
The nucleotide sequence above comes from Pedobacter sp. MC2016-14. Encoded proteins:
- a CDS encoding tetratricopeptide repeat protein produces the protein MRTMKGKLRDQLKYCIYMLFFLLFTCNCSLWAQEKPITNFANNDAGAVFIRMKQKLTVALKENDFKIAAECYQKIGELFYYQAAYSRALDHFFKADKLFKAENSQLNVAVNLNKIGETYYHGRQYNAATKIFQQSLGIYKQLNNHQGIAQTYGFIGQTFEKTNGYHEAVKYQQLALDEYAKANDKSGLAKIYENLGSLHEDKLKLDSALKYFTLALSLNKANHNRLAQIEVINNIGDVYRKSGKYQQSLSHTHQAANLARQLKDYYQLGSAYRDLSKAFNLLKRNDSAYYYSEASRSIFLQIYTRDNEKQIALLQTLFEIEQKDNAISHFENEKKINNVIAIAAGAIAVLAALLAFSVISRQRLKIKNEQKLHEQNQQSLKGDLEIKSKELTSHTLHLIQKNQLLEDLKERLSLIVKDDKRDQRKELKQLLNLISINHNQDKNWEDFRTVFEQVHEHFFDSVKKHCATLTSSDLRLLALLKMNLNSADIATMLGISQDSLRISRYRLRKKLQLPEGENLSTFIQNV
- a CDS encoding GAF domain-containing protein, whose product is MPLKELERLQAVHRFMKLEISKDKELQDIVNFAADICGVPTALITLLDEEVQHIPFKIGFDRQSTHRQEAFCNYVIGQKDIVVVPDATLDRRFYQNPLVINDPNIRFYAGAPLTTSDGYGLGSLCVIDSVPRELTAQQRKMLAMLSRQVIQLLEFDSSLSILKEQFIKARKAEVELRSFFESSIDSHLLLGKDFEVLAFNKAMEREVNSIMTLNLTRGSQMGEFIHPTIKESFYLNYLRALKGTAIFEQQRLDHGGRSIHWVMKFEPALSQAGEIIGVCVNSSDVTLRVQHEEKVAVQSDSLNEIAFLQSHELRKPVASIMGLLNLIKYDGRADEFEEFKLMEQAIYELDEKIRMVVNHTSGSGTTQIS